Part of the Deltaproteobacteria bacterium genome is shown below.
TCGCCGGCGCCTCGGCGTCGCCATCGTTGCTCACCGTCGCCGACAGGGTGAACGGCCCGCCCGTCTCCACACTCGCGCCGCTCACTGTCGGCGTCCCGACCACCAGGTCCGGTTGGCCCTGCACCGGCTGCACCGGCGCAGCGATATCCACCTGCACCGATGCCGAGCAGTTGTTGGTGGTGTCGGACTCGTCCGTCACCGCATCGACGCAGGCCCCGTAGTAGTACGTGCCGGCCGCCGTCGGCGCGGTGAACTGCGCCGACTTCCCCCTGCTCGCGGAGGGGGCAAGCCCCGACACGGCGTCCGTCACCACCAGCGTGTCTGACGTCGTGATCGTCGCGTCCGTCGAGCGGTAGTAGCGGAGCGTCGTCGCCGGCGCCTCGGCGTCGCCATTGTTGCTCACCGTCGCCGAGAAGGTGAAGCTCGCACCCGCATGCAGGCTAGCGTCGTTCACTGAAGGCGAGCCCACAGCCAAATCCGGCCGGTCCTGTGGGGGGCGTGGTTCGATTGTAATCTGGTCCCCACCACCGCCGGTCCCCGGTCGAGAACCACCTCCACAACTCGCAAGAAGGGTGCACGCGACCGCGACTATCGATATGGAGGCGATCGTCTTCAAGCCGTGTGAACGAGTATTCACGTGACGGGCTCCAGTACTTCTCGAACGGGGAAGGCTCTAACCTGTCACGATGCCGCAGTGACCGTGGCCATGAGAGATCGGGATTCGTTCAGTTCGGCATTGAGTGGGAGTTGGATGATCACTGCTGCGCTGGAGGTTCCCGCGGGAATCGTGACCGGGATGGGCTCGTCAAAATAGTCCACGCCAGGCACGGCAGGGTTGGTACCCGTGCCAGGTGCGAGAGTTACAACGAAGTCCAGATCGCGAGATGTGACAGCCGACAGGCGGACTTCGAGACTTATCTGGTCGCCGGTTGTTGCGCTTTCCTGAAGGAACCGGACCGTCGCCTCGGAAACGGGATCAACGCGGGCGCGTTTACGCGTGGCCACCTGGATCGCACCCACATTCGCGACCGGGCTCCAAGCGTCCAAGGAAGATGGTGTCGGACCGCCGCCGACGGCGCCCATGCCCTCCCACTGCGGTTGGCGCATGTCCCCCAAGGGCATCGAGAAGGCTAGACGAAACTCGTGGGAATCGTGGTGAGTGCCAGAGTCGCTCCATGAAGCGCCGATGTTGAACCAACGATGCGGCCTCCACTCCACGGCTACACGTCCCTTCGTCGACCATTCCCCAAGACCGTCTTCGTCTTCCCAACGGGCCAACGCCGTCTTCATGGACAGCGTGGTGGTGAGGTTGAACTGTAAGACAAGTTCGGTTCCGGCAAGCGCGCGCTCCTCGTACCCTGTATGTGTGGGACGCCAGCCCGTCGCGGGCATGAACATGTTGATCGTCCCGCGTCCCCACTTGCCGCCGTAATCCGCCCCAACCACCAGCCGTGTATGCTGGTACTCACGGCTCTGCTGCATAAATGCCGATACGCCAAGGATACCGGACAACGCGCCTTGACCGGACAGGTCGAAACGGCGAACGGCGCCAGCGCGATAGTCGTTTCGGCTGGAGCCACGCTCGTCCACCCAGCGGGTCAAGCCGTTCTGCAGGAAGAAGGCGCTTGACTCGGGCCGTGCAGCGCCGGAAAGGGTCGACGATCCAAAGGGCAGTACTACGTCAAGCCCGCCCCTGAGCCCGCTCCCTGCTGGTGAGTGACTCAGGTTATTGACGATTCGGAAATTTCTGCCGAAGATCGCTTGGCCTCGCTCGGTTGCCAAGCGGGTCATCGCATCGAGCAGGAGTTCATTGATCGACCAACCCGCCAAACAACGCGAGACTTCCGATGCATCATCACGGAGAGTAGGCGCGCATCCCTGCAATCCTGACAGCAACAAAACGGCGGGGCGATCGAACGCTTGCCACACTCTCGATTCCCCGGCCTCCGCAAGCCGTCCGCCGAAGACCAGGAGCACTGCGAGTATCACGATCAGAAGAACGCGCTGAATGGCCAGCATCACTAGTGACCCCCTACATTCTCAAAGGTCTGGACACTAGCGTATTTACAGTTATCAAATAGTCTCCGTCAAACAGGACGGTTCCAGCAAAATAAAACCGTTATCGAAACTGGCCTCCTTCCGACTTCCTGTCGAGGCTTCTTCCTGCGTCCTGCCTACCACCCCATGGCGTAGCCGTCCCGGCGCGGGTCGGCGGCGGCCATGAGCGTGCCGTTGCGCGGGTCCCTGGCGATGAGCGCGGCGCCGCCGAAGGACCAGGGCTCCACCACCGTGACGGGGTGGCCTTTGGCCGCCAGGCCTTCGATGACCTCCTTGGGGAATCCCTGTTCCAGGCGCAGGCTCTGGGGATAGCCGACGTTGGGCGGCGTGCCCGGCACATGGCTCCAGCGGGGCGCTTCCAGCGCGCACTGGGGGTCCATCTTGAGGTCCAGGAAGTTGTGCAGGACCTGCACGTTGGTCTGGGGCTGGTCGTCCGCGCCCGGGGTGCCGCCCACGGCCAGCAACTCGCCGTTGTGGAACACCATGTAGGAGTTGAGGGTGTGCGCGGGGCGCTTGCCCGGCCGCAGGGAGTTGGCGCTGTCGGGGTCGAGCCGGGCGCTGCACAGGCGGTTGTTCATGACCAGACCGGTGTCCCCCGCCACCACGCGCGAGCCGAAGACCGAGAACACGCTCTCGATGAGCGAGATGACGTTGCCGTGGCCGTCGGCGGCGCACAGGTACGTGGTGTCGCTCCCGGTCATGGCGCTGGACGAGGATACCGGGCCGGCGGAATCGCCGATGTCGGCGCGGCGCGCGTCGGCGTATTCCTTGCTGATGAGGCGCTCCACCTCGGGGTTGCCGAAGCGCGGGTCGTCCAGATGGCGGATACGGTCCTCGAAGGCGATCTTCTTGGCCTCCACCATCACGTGGGCCAATTCCGTGCGGCTCATCTTCGCGCAGTCGTAGCCCGCCAGCAGGTTCATCATGGTGAGGATCACGAACCCTTGGGACACCGGCGGCTGCTCCAGGATCTGGTAGCCGCGGTAATCGGTGCTCAGGGGTTCCAGCCACTCGGCGAACTCCCCGTCCAGGTCCCGCTCCTCGAACAGGCCGCCCTGGTCGCGAATGCCGGCGCACATCCGCGCGGCCACGTCGCCGCGATAAAAACCGTCGCGGCCGTCGCGCACGATGGCTTCCAGCACCGCCGCCAGTTCGGGCTGGCGCAGCATCCTCCCCGGCGTGAGGTCTTCCAGGGGTGCTCGAAAATAGCGATGGATGTCGGGACTCGAGGGCGCCCAGTCCGCGATGGAGCCGGCCAGGGCGTGGTACAGGGGAAAGCCCTCGCGGGCGAGAGTCAGGGCGTCGGCGCAGACTTCGGCGCGGTCCAGGGTGCCGTAGCGGCGGTGCAACTCCAGCCATCCCTCCACCGCTCCGGGCACCGCGATGCTCAATGGCCCCGAGGTGGGAATGGCGTCGAGACCGCGGCTCTTGAAGGCCTCGATGCTGGCGTTGCCGGGGGCCGGACCGCTGGCGTTGAGCGCCCGGACCCTGCCCTCGTCCTTCATGTAGACGAGGGAGAACAGGTCGCCGCCGAGTCCGCAGGCCTCGTGCTTCACCACGGCCAGGACGAACCCCGCGGCGACGGCGGCATCCACGGCGTTGCCGCCCCGCTGCATCATCTTGAGCCCGGCCACCGACGCCAGCGGATGGCCCGCGGCGACCACGCCGTTCTGCCCCATGACGAGCGTGCGCGCGGCCTTGCCGTAACGAATTTCATGTAGGGGTTCGGTCATGATGATGGGTCTCCTGGGATCCGATCCCATATCAAGGACACTGAGCCCGAACTCGTCATTTCCGCATTCCAGGCCGTGTCACAACTCATGAGGCAGCTACGTAACAAGAACGTCATTCCCGCGGAAGCGGGAATGACGACTAGGGGCATAGGTGCCCATTCCCATCCAACCGGAGGTTTGACACGGCCTGTTTCGCGAGAGACACGTTCCGAAGGGTCCCCGTCTCATGAGTTTGGCCTGGTGTCGTGTCTCTCCCCGATGTGCAGGATCCGGGCGGCGTTGCCTCCGAGGATCCGTTCCCTGGGCTCCGGCGCCAGCCCCAGGTCGTCGATGGCCTTGAGGCTGTTGCGGATGAAGCCGCAGCCGTCGTCGGGCCCGTAGGGATAGTTGGTGCCGAACACCAACTGCTCGGGGCCGAAGAAGTCCATGACGCACCGGAGGGTGTTCACCGGATGGTCGGCGG
Proteins encoded:
- the ggt gene encoding gamma-glutamyltransferase encodes the protein MTEPLHEIRYGKAARTLVMGQNGVVAAGHPLASVAGLKMMQRGGNAVDAAVAAGFVLAVVKHEACGLGGDLFSLVYMKDEGRVRALNASGPAPGNASIEAFKSRGLDAIPTSGPLSIAVPGAVEGWLELHRRYGTLDRAEVCADALTLAREGFPLYHALAGSIADWAPSSPDIHRYFRAPLEDLTPGRMLRQPELAAVLEAIVRDGRDGFYRGDVAARMCAGIRDQGGLFEERDLDGEFAEWLEPLSTDYRGYQILEQPPVSQGFVILTMMNLLAGYDCAKMSRTELAHVMVEAKKIAFEDRIRHLDDPRFGNPEVERLISKEYADARRADIGDSAGPVSSSSAMTGSDTTYLCAADGHGNVISLIESVFSVFGSRVVAGDTGLVMNNRLCSARLDPDSANSLRPGKRPAHTLNSYMVFHNGELLAVGGTPGADDQPQTNVQVLHNFLDLKMDPQCALEAPRWSHVPGTPPNVGYPQSLRLEQGFPKEVIEGLAAKGHPVTVVEPWSFGGAALIARDPRNGTLMAAADPRRDGYAMGW
- a CDS encoding inverse autotransporter beta domain-containing protein, which encodes MLAIQRVLLIVILAVLLVFGGRLAEAGESRVWQAFDRPAVLLLSGLQGCAPTLRDDASEVSRCLAGWSINELLLDAMTRLATERGQAIFGRNFRIVNNLSHSPAGSGLRGGLDVVLPFGSSTLSGAARPESSAFFLQNGLTRWVDERGSSRNDYRAGAVRRFDLSGQGALSGILGVSAFMQQSREYQHTRLVVGADYGGKWGRGTINMFMPATGWRPTHTGYEERALAGTELVLQFNLTTTLSMKTALARWEDEDGLGEWSTKGRVAVEWRPHRWFNIGASWSDSGTHHDSHEFRLAFSMPLGDMRQPQWEGMGAVGGGPTPSSLDAWSPVANVGAIQVATRKRARVDPVSEATVRFLQESATTGDQISLEVRLSAVTSRDLDFVVTLAPGTGTNPAVPGVDYFDEPIPVTIPAGTSSAAVIIQLPLNAELNESRSLMATVTAAS